ACTGTGACATATGGCAAAGCAGAATGCATACTTACTTTTGTCATGCACAGAAAGTCCAGGTTATTGACAGGATTTGgtagttttcaaataaaaatatggaagtgGGGTAGTCATAACCTATGCTCAGTTTACCAAAAATACTAGTCCTTTAGACATCCGAGGGATCTGCGAGTGACCCAGAGGTAGCTAGTGATGCTATTCACAGCGAGCGGTGTTTTCCTATTAGAGAACATACAACCGTCTTCCAGTGTGACTGGAGACTGTCTCCTCCTCAAGTTAACTAAACAGCATTAACAGCAAATTTAGGAAGCAGCAagaaaaactttctttctttttttttttaaagattttatttatttgacagagagagatcacaagtaggcagagaggcaggcagagagagaaagagggaggaggaagcaggctccctgcctagcagagaccctgatgtgggactcgatcccaggaccctgagatcatgacctgagctgaaggcaaaggcttaacccactgagccacccaggcgcccaagaaaaaCTTTCTCACAAGTTCTGGTGagagtatttttgtatttcttatttcccTAAGAAGgtttttgtgctttttctcaAGGTACATCCAGTCCCGTTACCAGCTTTCTGTCCTCCTGCCTGTTCCgcaggctggggaaggaggaccCAAGAGCCCTCATCCCTGTGGACCTGGAGTCAGAAACGGACGGTCTGCACCTAGGCTACATCCCGACAGTGGACAGTGGATGGGTTcatgcaacattttaaaatgatttgagCTTGCTGCcgaaaaaggaaaaggcaggagaTTTTCATGAGCAAAGAGATCTGAATTTTGGCCTTTCCTGAAAGAAGTTGAAGTGATGGCAACCGGGATTGGGTAATGGCTGTCGGTTCACCACAATCCAGGGCGGCATCCAGAAGGTACCATCCCTTTTTGGGAATTAGAAAAAGGCACCGCCTCCGGGCAGATGCACTGTAAGGTGCCCCGCCGTGCCCACGCCTAACAACTTTGCTTCGGCGGCTGCCACCATCTTGGACAATTGTACTCCCGTGTGAGCCCTGTAGGCGTTCGGGTTGGTGACCACTGCCAAAGCCTTTGAAGACGCTGCTGCCTGCATCCACGTTGACGAGTGAGGGCTGGCGCGGAGGGTGTCTCTGGTGGCTTGCCCACAGAGATGGAGACATCAGCATTCGCTTGACCTGGCTCCTGTTTTCCTTGAGAAGATGGTTTTGTAGGAATCGTACTCAGAGGCTTGGTCTCTGTGTCCTCAAGATTCACCCAATCTccggccccagcccccagcatcgCCCCCCTTGTTGATCTGATGTTTGCTCGTTTTCTCAGCCTGTGAGAGGATGTGTCCCACAGGAGAGAGCAGTTTCTCTAGTATGACACAGGGACATGCTGCTTTTACGTGAGTCGGACGCAGGCTTGCTGTGCCATCTTGGAGCGAGCTGATTCCAGCACCTTGCTGACAGCTCGCCCTTGTTAAACTATGCCACAGTGAGCCCCGCAGCTACTGATGAGGGGTGATGCCGTGAGGCTcgggagcccctgggtggcctCAGCAGACCCGAACAATCGTCTCTCTGTGGCTCCCTGGGAACTGGGGGCTGTGTTTTCCTAGCCTTGGTGTGACAAGCACCCAAATCATTTATAAAGTGCAGCTCTATCTGATGCCATATATAGACGATAAACGACGTCACTACTATGCCATCTGAGAGCTCATAAAGTGATTCATAACTAAGCACAGTCGGATGAGACCATTAGGGGTCTGTCTTGGCAGTGGCACGGATCTCAGGCTGCGCTGGATGCTGCTCTGACGTTCAGTAGTTATGCAAACTTGCACGTGTCTTAAGTCGGTgaacttcaaaggaaaaataattgaattctAACAAGAGTGAGAACTTAGAGCCGTTAAGAACTCTGGAGAGTCTCCCCAACCCTCCATCTTGCTAGTTGTACGAATTAACCTCAAAGGTCTCAGGTGCAAAATCAGTACTTTCCTAACAGGATTTGTGTGGTTAAGTGAGAGAATACTGGGctgctggggggctcagtcggttaagcctctgcctttagctcaggccatgatctcagggtcctggggtcgagccccaagTGGAGGGAGCCGGCTTCTCTTTCAGCCCgtctcccttgcttgtgctctctctctcttaaataaataaataaataaataaataaataaataaataaaatctgaaatgagaGAATACTGTGTTCAGCGCATGGTAGGACTGACCCAAAGTGGTGGGAAGTCTTCACATGTATGACCATCAGGTCATTTTGCTAAAGGTGTGGCTTCTTAATTGGGGCAGTTTGGGTGAAGAGTTAAAAATACTGTTAGAGTTTCAGAAACCATAGGGTAATGCAGTGGTTAAAACAAAAACGAGAGGGCTGGGTCGTTAAGGGTGTAGTAATGTAATAATGTGAGTTACTGCCTGTTCCCTTTAGGAATGAGCTCCTGGCTGCCGCAGTCTTTGTCTCGACACCCAAATGGAGCAGAATACAAAGGTCGCGATGCCAACTTCATCCGAAACTTGTTTAGCTGCGTCGGAGTCTTGGTTTTTAGGAAAAGACTCGCGGTTGCTATGGAACTGTTAATCATGATTGCTGCGTGTACCTCAGTCCCTCAGACTCCCAGTCTCCGCTATAAAATCGTTTAGACCTGAGCTGCAGGGCAGTAAACCAACTTTCAAGCAAGAATTAACTGGGCTTGGGCATTCGTGTCTTAATGTCAGAAATGCCTTTCATTATAACCTTTACTTACACTAGCGGTTTGGTCCATGGAAGGAGCGTCTCGTCTCTTGACAGTGGACTGAAACACATGAGCAGtgctaaaaacagaaaattttggGCTTTCATCATACGATAAAtgtgaaaaatctttatttcGTGCAGAAGTGGCCTTAGCATGGAGCTTTTATTTTCATGCATAAAAGGAAATTCAGCCAAATGCTAGATTCCTAagtggaaagaggaaaatattccTGTTGAAATACGTATGtctgtatatattaaaaataagatcttgtaGTAAAGTGACATCTTTGCTATATTTCGGTGAGATTTGTGGTCTGTATAAGAGATGCTTCTTCACTCCTGAATTATATTTCTGAGATACGGATCTCAGTGCTTATTAATGTATAACCCGTCTTTGGGGGGAAACTAATCTAGTTCCTGAGCTCCAGGCACATAAAGTTAGGAACGGGTTATTGGGTGGGTAGAAGGAAGACATATCTAATTTGGGGACTTTTCAGCCTCACCAGTGTGCAAATAACTCAACAATGATACAGAATAAACAGCTTCCATTTCCACAACTGCTGCTCTCTCTAATCCCTACAGTATGTGTTTTCCAACAATTATCTGGCCTAATTCACTGTTTTATTACTTAGAATTTTAATGCTTCAAATGGGgaacacaaaataaatgtatgtcaataaaatctaaaaagctTTAAGCGTGACTTTTCGCCAGCATGCAAATGGTTTATAGGAACAAACAGCATAagcatttttggaaagaaaaatatacaccGAACATTAACTCTGGATCCCCCAACTCTGGCTGCAGAAAGTGACAGCGACTTCATAAAGGTTAAATAGGCCAGCTCAGGGCCTGGAGTGAACAAAGTCCTCTACCAAGTGCACGGTGCCACCGCAGACAAAGGTTGATCCGTGTGAATGAACTGCACATACGCTCAATACACCCATGTTTGCAGGGCTCTTTAAGGCATTATAAGGTCTggtacaaaacaataaaaatgcagaTGGAACTATCAAATTTATCAAGCTGCTGCGATAAATTCAGATGCTCTCCAAGGCTGGCAAAGTGATGTCAAGAAAGTTAAACTTGAAGAATGAGACTTGGATTTCTAAATGAGatcaggggaaaaagaaagcagagttaATAGGGGAGATCAAGATGGAAACGATGAATGTTACAGCTCTGTTTGTGGGAgagtttaaaaatcaattcttcTTGCTTGTTCTAAAATTGTTCTGCCAAAAAAATTGACattgttatatactttttattttttggtttatttagtCTTCTTTAACACAGCCATTGTTAGTTCAACAATCTAGTATTTGGGGTACATTATTGCCAAACAAGGACAGAGCTGTATAGGTTATGCCATTAATACATCTGttaatccttctttccttctctaacaCAACGCGTTGTTTGTTAATACAGTCGTGGATTACTTCTATTTGTAAGGTTACATATGGTGAGTGGTATGTACGAAAGGTGGGGCGTTTGCTCCATCGCACAACCGTCTCTAAACTAAAATTCAATAGTTTTCTCAAAACATTAGCATTCTgtaattaaaaacagataaagCACTATTTTAGTATAATGTTAGGCAGTAGTAAAAATTATTCTGTCAGAATAAATGTGCCCATATACACTAGCATGCTTTTGGAAGAATCATATTAatattctgtgaaataaaatatgaCCTGGGATGAAATCAGCCCTatgtacaaaaaggaaaaacagaatccTTCCCTTGTCAAACCTGTTGATTTTAACAACTTTCTAGGCCTATGTTACATCATCTGGAGAGTAAAGGTTATTTCAAATttggaaaacatgaaagaatagTATGGTCCCGCTTCCTCCAACAGACGCACATGGAATTTTGAAGATTTGTGTTCATTCTCATGTTAAAGAGACATCTTTTTAAACCTCCCTGGAGAAATATTTGTAAtgtctttattaagaaaaatgcaACTTTAACACAGTAAactatgttttcatattctttgaaaatattagaaagtaAGAATACTGTGAAGATAGAACCTATTATTCCAGGATATATAAAACTTGTTAGAATTATTACTTAAGGAATGGAATACTTGAGTTaacactgtaaatattttcttcctaagcacgtagtttttttctctcttcattctctttggccttcttcctttctggtttctcttattttccaACTTCTCCTTGGTTTTCTTTCCCTGATAGTCCTGGCTTTCCTTCATCTCCCTTTATTAGCTGACTATTACAGTCTTTCAGTTTTTTCCCGTCATTTTCAGTAATTTCATTTCAGACACTGGTTTCTATTAAGTGAATAACCAACTGGACCTTCTCTTCCACCTGAAGTGCCCCCCGAAGTATAAAGTAGTTACGTGTAGCTTCAGCGCATATGGGTATCGCGTATCGGACGCTTGAAGCGCAGCCATTCGCTTGTCGGAGCTCCGCGGGCTTCGGGCCGGCGCCGGCACGCGTGCCCCGGGCTCCTGGCACGACCAAAGCCGAAGCGCGCTGCAGGCGCGTCTCTGCAGGAGCTCCGGGCGCGTGACCGGGCCGGACGGGGCGCGCTGCGCAGCTGCCGCCGCTCTCCTTCCGCGCGATCCTGGAGAAACTGCACAGACAGGGGACCCAAGAGCCAGCGAGAAGGGGCGCGGGCGGGCGGTGGTCAGATCTCGGGCCTGCGTGTGATGCTGCCGCGAGGGAACGACGGCGGCTCGGACGAGGACGGGCGGGACGGGCAGCGCAGGGGACGTGCTGGAGGCCGGCTCCGCGCGCTGGTCCTCACGGCCCCGGAGCGCAGGCCGGGCCGGCGCGCGGCGCTCAGGACGCCTGGTCCACGTGGAGCTCCGCCGGCGGCGCCGCGCCCTCCGCGCCCCCCGAGGTCAGCCGGTCGCCCCCCTCGTAGTGAACCTTGCGGGCCTGTTCCACGGCCTCCCAGGGCTCTTCTTCGTCCTCCTCAATGGTCAGGTCGACGTTGCTCCCCCGGGGGGCCGCCCTGCCTGCGAGCCCCTCGCTGCTCTGCCCCCGCGCCAGGGCGCCGGACGCCGACGTTCCGGAAAGACCGTCCTCCTGCTCGGCGGGTATCTGGTCGCCGCTCGCCGCGTCCTCAGACTTGCTCTCGGCTTCGGCTGGGCCCTCTCCCGCCCGGACTTTCTTCCGCCCGAAGGTGAGGGGAGAGACCTTGAAGGGGGAGCTTTTCCCCGAAGATGTCTTCTGGTGATTGGGGGTGAGGGATTTCCtaatcttctctctcctctctactgATACGATCTTTGTGCCcagcttgttcatttgtttctcgATGTTCTGGCGAGAAAAAGCTTTCTTGAGGCTATCTACTTTCCGGAGGCTAGATCTTTTTATCTTCTCCGCCCTGCTTTCTTCTACCTTTTCCTCCGCGCTGTCGTCCAGGGCCGCCTCCTCGAGGGGAAATTCGTCGTCCGACGAGAGGTCCACCGTGTGCAAGGTTTCCTCCAGGGACTTGTTCTCGTCGGCGAGCTCCCCGTTGTCTTCGGCGGGGCTGGAGGCCGGCTCCTTCACAAACACACTGGCAGgaatctcattttcttcctgaaaagacGGACCAGGTAGATTTCACGTTAATAACAGATTTCACAAATTGTCCCGAACTGCTGTGACCTGCTGTGTCGGTCTTTCTGGCACAGGGGGATGATAGAAACCAAACGTTCACTTGTGGcttttgttttctagaatgtGAGGAGTTAATACTAAACGGGTCAAGTCACTCCCGGAGGCTGGATAAGGGCAAGGGCTGCTTGTTGGGAATATGACCAGGGCAGCTGGCAAGGGCCCTATCAGTGACAGGCAGCGCGGGAAGTGGGCTGTGGTTCTGATAGATCAGGAAGTTGCCTAGATAAAGGAGCTAAAGTAAGTGACTGTGAACCCAAGAGGCCTCTCTCTCCTACCCTCCTTCAAGGTCAGATAGCTCTGTTCCTGCCAAAATCCCACTGCAAAAGAGCCTGGAGGCCGAGTTAGAAGATAAAAGatgggggcaagggagaggacTGGGAAGTCCTCAAGTATCGGACCCCATATAAAGCCTTGATAGGGTTCCCTCCCCAGGTGGGAGCCAGAAGTAAAAGTATAGTCAACCTTGGCGTCTGCACATTAATTTTTGGAACTGCACATTAATTTTCTAATGACATAACTTTAGAGTAAGAGAAGCAAGGGCCAGCCTTCCTGGGGGCCCACCCCTGGAGCCTTGTGGTTTAGGATATCCTTTGTGGACATTAGTAAGGAGAGGCAGCATGCCACGGCCATTTTCAGAGTGCTGAGTGGGAACACTGATGTATCTTATCAAGGCTCTTTTATACGGGGCTTCCTAGGGCAAGACTACTTTGGGTCCCCACCCAGAGCTGAGAATGACAGGGCTCAGGAATCTGCCCCCTTCCCTGTACTGTTCCCAGCGTAGCTCCTGCTCCAGCCTCCAGGCACACAGGCAAAggtctgcccctccctgtgtctCAGGGAGCAGAGCCCAAGAACATGCCTTCAGAGTCAAGGGCAATGGCGCTCCCACACCACCAGGTGGGTGGCTACGACTTCAGACAGACTTGGTCACGCAGCATAGGAAgccctttcattttttatgttggTCTTTGAATACTGGGTTAACGAGAGCCAACGGGCAGGGGAGGCTTCACATTTTTATGGGAAGAAACAGCTCAGTAGAAAGAAGGAGTGACAGGAGCCAGAGTGTCGGCCCTGCTGGACTTTTGACAGGCTGAGGGACTTTCAGCAAACAACCTACTCTCTTTAGGTCTCAGTTTCTTCCAGATAAGAACAAGAGGACTTGCCCTCAATGAGCAGCCTTCCAACTGTACTCCCAGGGACACTCGGGGCTCGTAGGAGTGCC
Above is a genomic segment from Lutra lutra chromosome 3, mLutLut1.2, whole genome shotgun sequence containing:
- the CAVIN2 gene encoding caveolae-associated protein 2 translates to MGDDLAQAEKLQHLGSGTWQEKPPSPSLAPSSTPSPSLNLGSTEEALRDSAQVNAVTVLTLLDKLVHMLDAVQENQHHMEQRQISLEGSVKGIQNDLTKLSKYQASTGNTVSKLLEKSRKVSAHTRAVKERMDRQSAQVRRLEANHAQLLRRNHFKVLIFQEENEIPASVFVKEPASSPAEDNGELADENKSLEETLHTVDLSSDDEFPLEEAALDDSAEEKVEESRAEKIKRSSLRKVDSLKKAFSRQNIEKQMNKLGTKIVSVERREKIRKSLTPNHQKTSSGKSSPFKVSPLTFGRKKVRAGEGPAEAESKSEDAASGDQIPAEQEDGLSGTSASGALARGQSSEGLAGRAAPRGSNVDLTIEEDEEEPWEAVEQARKVHYEGGDRLTSGGAEGAAPPAELHVDQAS